Proteins encoded in a region of the Zunongwangia endophytica genome:
- a CDS encoding helix-turn-helix domain-containing protein, whose product MEYVKNVRVGMAAKLLAKTDKQITEICYESGYNNLANFNHYFKVSMGVTPTEYRKNFR is encoded by the coding sequence ATGGAATATGTTAAAAATGTACGAGTAGGAATGGCGGCCAAACTTTTAGCTAAAACAGATAAGCAAATCACTGAAATTTGTTACGAAAGTGGCTATAATAATCTAGCTAATTTTAACCACTATTTTAAGGTAAGTATGGGTGTAACCCCTACAGAGTATAGAAAAAACTTCAGATAA
- a CDS encoding fibronectin type III domain-containing protein — protein MVTDLLPNTTYVYRVGNGEKNDDYWSEWFQIKTAKTGSEEPFSFIYFGDAQNNIKSLWSRVIRSSYRKFPKVDFMLHAGDLINDRDSNLEWENGFMQVALFMPQYLV, from the coding sequence TTGGTTACAGATTTATTGCCAAATACGACCTATGTATATAGAGTAGGTAATGGCGAAAAAAATGATGACTATTGGAGCGAATGGTTTCAAATTAAAACCGCTAAAACAGGGAGCGAAGAGCCCTTTAGCTTTATTTATTTTGGAGATGCTCAAAACAATATAAAGTCATTATGGTCTAGAGTTATACGCAGTTCATATCGTAAATTTCCAAAAGTTGATTTTATGCTTCATGCAGGAGATTTGATTAATGACCGAGACTCTAATCTAGAATGGGAGAATGGTTTTATGCAGGTAGCTTTATTCATGCCACAGTACCTAGTGTAA